One part of the Arabidopsis thaliana chromosome 1 sequence genome encodes these proteins:
- a CDS encoding uncharacterized protein (unknown protein; Has 31 Blast hits to 31 proteins in 20 species: Archae - 0; Bacteria - 0; Metazoa - 20; Fungi - 2; Plants - 3; Viruses - 0; Other Eukaryotes - 6 (source: NCBI BLink).): MIYNEQESCPLNLVAQKETLPFEKDNDKSLGKLTSGKKLTLSTPTATLQLSTNGRIHPSWWRPDLVKPTQAKEDPTTSDYRRRKTEGKQVVNANSKHAWRRIDNSRSQNWNPPANARYSNHHTTRDDSQGYDRRIEWSTASIPRTREKLMRPSEIKNPSSVREIPPFKDSGRKRRYDDTLENHNHKPSSSKERAVTRRMNQNKSPAAASKSAGLSHVSDSQLTVSDPLISSLRLDKEKSWYDQTVEEEENHAQEAPLEARFSNAIHIGELPSANPENTEINASEMEIKSEETWEEEEEFMQEDVNDT; this comes from the exons at GATCTACAACGAACAAGAATCTTGTCCTTTAAACCTTGTGGCTCAGAAGGAGACGTTACCGTTTGAAAAAGATAATGACAAAAGCTTGGGAAAGCTGACTTCAGGGAAGAAGTTAACTCTTTCTACTCCTACTGCAACTCTCCAGCTCAGCACAAATGGAAGGATTCACCCTTCGTGGTGGAGACCTGACTTGGTCAAGCCAACACAAGCTAAAGAAGACCCAACAACCTCTGACTACCGCAGGAGAAAAACAGAAGGCAAACAAGTTGTAAATGCTAATTCTAAACATGCTTGGCGTCGTATTGACAATTCTCGATCTCAGAACTGGAACCCACCTGCAAATGCTCGCTACTCAAATCATCATACGACTAGGGATGACTCTCAGGGCTATGATCGACGAATTGAATGGAGCACAGCTTCAATTCCCCGAACACGGGAGAAACTTATGAGACCTTCAGAGATTAAGAACCCTTCTTCAGTCCGCGAGATCCCTCCCTTTAAGGATTCAGGTCGCAAAAGACGTTATGATGACACTCTGGAGAACCATAATCACAAGCCATCCTCATCAAAAGAAAGAGCTGTGACCCGCAGGATGAACCAGAACAAATCTCCAGCTGCAGCATCAAAATCTGCTGGTTTATCCCATGTCTCGGACTCGCAATTGACGGTCTCTGATCCTTTGATCTCTTCACTACGA CTGGACAAGGAGAAGAGTTGGTATGATCAAACtgtggaagaagaggaaaatcaTGCTCAAGAAGCTCCTTTAGAAGCAAGATTCTCCAATGCAATTCATATTGGAGAATTACCGAGTGCTAATCCTGAAAATACAGAAATTAACGCATCAGAAATGGAGATTAAGAGTGAAGAAACCtgggaggaggaagaggagttTATGCAGGAAGATGTCAACGACACATAG
- a CDS encoding RNA polymerase II degradation factor-like protein (DUF1296): MKTYILVWSCMMSEPVATENKLPPVTLGDGISSSQSASGHQTAWFGAPGQRSMAEVVKMGRPQNKTTKQNVNMGSEINHEHKVSANHQAPVKDEWPSIEKPLAPSTSSLSVAPAESEVRNGPADFQSDRGDQYLKDRLENIHIAESGPSESRKVDHVQADSVQEDESVVSSEIDDNPYQTQSHPVEHHKDEDDVSSGSASFQQLDSHDQEVSHEKDRPAVVIPNHLLIHTEECAQLSFGSFGGFGSRPLSNSVEATSDVAPQIEHSDARNTEFYGDEHLGSTTNGNMVHTPATGNYDDSLETRREVLKQENSEGAQEHQYTFTQSEQGYAYENAKQQQMNSAYDASHTNSQNQMHNLDSLSNVMQGYSHSVPNTLLAQTAQNARELDFQYSPFSAQQSMQSRTSNNASSLGGQSISMPEALRGSGIPATQPTQQTLPGANIATGPALPQQLPMHYSQPTLPLTHYANMIGYPLMPQNYPYMPSAFQQTFAGNSAYHQQLAALLPQYKTNVSPGNLPQSATAPASAYGFGNSTNVGSAGNFPLNQQSATTGTTLGYDDVLSSQYKENHLLALQQQQQQQQHQQQNENSAMWHQGHGSRTMSGVPTNTYYNLQAQQQLQLQHQQQQQQAQQAAGGYRQAQQQQHYGSHGYPNYYQSQTEMSLERQQQNPRDGAGSQAGQPSNQSQQQLWQNSY; this comes from the exons ATGAAAACTTACATACTGGTTTGGAGTTGTATGATGAG TGAACCCGTTGCTACGGAAAACAAATTGCCTCCTGTTACCTTGGGAGATGGAATATCATCATCACAGTCAGCTTCTGGACATCAAACTGCATGGTTTGGAGCTCCAGGCCAGAGGTCTATGGCTGAAGTTGTGAAGATGGGTAGACCACAGAACAAGACAACAAAGCAAAATGTCAATATGGGTTCTGAGATAAATCATGAACACAAAGTTAGTGCAAATCATCAGGCCCCTGTTAAAGATGAATGGCCGTCGATTGAGAAGCCGCTGGCTCCTAGTACATCTTCTTTATCAGTAGCACCAGCAGAATCAGAAGTACGCAATGGTCCAGCTGATTTCCAATCCGATAGAGGAGATCAATATCTGAAGGACCGGTtagaaaatattcatataGCAGAAAGTGGCCCTTCTGAAAGTCGTAAGGTTGATCATGTGCAAGCCGACTCTGttcaagaagatgaatctgTAGTTTCGTCAGAAATTGATGATAATCCATATCAGACACAGAGCCATCCAGTAGAGCACCACAAAG atgaagatgatgtttCATCTGGTTCAGCCAGTTTTCAACAACTAGATAGTCATGATCAAGAAGTCTCACATGAAAAGGATAGACCTGCTGTTGTAATTCCAAACCATTTGCTAATTCACACAGAAGAATGCGCGCAATTAAGTTTTGGAAGCTTTGGAGGTTTTGGATCAAGGCCTTTGAGCAACAGCGTAGAAGCGACTTCTGATGTAGCTCCACAAATCGAACATTCAGATGCAAG AAATACTGAGTTCTATGGAGATGAACATCTGGGAAGTACAACCAATGGAAATATGGTCCACACACCTGCTACTGGAAATTATGATGATTCTTTAGAAACGAGGCGAGAGGTGTTGAAGCAAGAAAACTCTGAGGGCGCTCAGGAGCACCAGTACACATTTACCCAGTCTGAGCAAGGGTATGCGTATGAAAATGCTAAGCAGCAGCAGATGAATTCTGCATATGATGCCTCACACACAAATTCACAGAATCAGATGCATAATCTTGATTCATTATCAAATGTGATG CAGGGGTATTCACACTCAGTTCCCAACACTTTATTGGCACAAACAGCACAAAATGCGAGGGAACTTGACTTCCAGTATTCACCTTTCTCAGCTCAACAGTCTATGCAATCAAGAACTAGCAACAATGCCTCATCACTTGGTGGCCAAAGCATTTCAATGCCAGAG GCGCTCCGAGGCAGTGGAATTCCGGCAACACAGCCAACCCAGCAAACACTACCTGGTGCTAATATCGCTACTGGACCTGCTCTTCCTCAGCAGCTTCCAATGCATTACTCTCAACCCACATTACCTCTAACACACTATGCAAACATGATCGGTTATCCTCTAATGCCTCAGAATTATCCATACATGCCATCTGCTTTCCAGCAAACATTTGCTGGTAATAGTGCATACCACCAGCAACTAGCTGCATTGCTTCCGCAGTACAAAACCAATGTCTCTCCCGGTAATTTGCCTCAGTCTGCAACAGCGCCTGCCTCTGCTTATGGATTTGGAAACTCGACCAATGTCGGATCTGCCGGAAACTTCCCTCTTAACCAACAGTCTGCTACTACCGGTACAACGCTTGGTTATGACGATGTTCTTAGTTCTCAATACAAAGAGAATCATCTGTTGGCActtcagcagcagcagcaacaacagcaacatcaacaacag AACGAAAACTCGGCGATGTGGCATCAGGGTCATGGTTCCAGAACCATGTCAGGTGTCCCGACTAACACGTATTACAACCTCCAAGCACAACAACAACTGCAACTACAACaccagcaacaacaacagcaggCTCAGCAAGCAGCGGGAGGGTATCGCCAAGCTCAGCAACAACAGCATTATGGATCTCATGGATACCCAAATTATTATCAGTCTCAGACCGAAATGTCACTCGAGCGCCAGCAGCAAAACCCTAGGGATGGTGCTGGGTCTCAGGCTGGTCAACCGTCGAATCAATCTCAGCAGCAGCTCTGGCAAAACTCTtactaa
- a CDS encoding RNA polymerase II degradation factor-like protein (DUF1296) (Kinase-related protein of unknown function (DUF1296); CONTAINS InterPro DOMAIN/s: Protein of unknown function DUF1296 (InterPro:IPR009719); BEST Arabidopsis thaliana protein match is: Kinase-related protein of unknown function (DUF1296) (TAIR:AT1G29350.1); Has 14234 Blast hits to 8102 proteins in 480 species: Archae - 0; Bacteria - 599; Metazoa - 5712; Fungi - 1715; Plants - 1064; Viruses - 60; Other Eukaryotes - 5084 (source: NCBI BLink).): MSSSKVGGGARKGIQDIPSGSRKIVQSLTEIVNSPEAEIYAMLKECNMDPNETVSRLLSQDPFHEVKSKKEKKKETRDISDSRPRGANNTYNRGARGGSARYAGRSGSTHFSSTDSGNFQGKSTNKKESGTQGYTSSWSSASGVANTYQTPHSEPVATENKLPPVTLGDGISSSQSASGHQTAWFGAPGQRSMAEVVKMGRPQNKTTKQNVNMGSEINHEHKVSANHQAPVKDEWPSIEKPLAPSTSSLSVAPAESEVRNGPADFQSDRGDQYLKDRLENIHIAESGPSESRKVDHVQADSVQEDESVVSSEIDDNPYQTQSHPVEHHKDEDDVSSGSASFQQLDSHDQEVSHEKDRPAVVIPNHLLIHTEECAQLSFGSFGGFGSRPLSNSVEATSDVAPQIEHSDARNTEFYGDEHLGSTTNGNMVHTPATGNYDDSLETRREVLKQENSEGAQEHQYTFTQSEQGYAYENAKQQQMNSAYDASHTNSQNQMHNLDSLSNVMQGYSHSVPNTLLAQTAQNARELDFQYSPFSAQQSMQSRTSNNASSLGGQSISMPEALRGSGIPATQPTQQTLPGANIATGPALPQQLPMHYSQPTLPLTHYANMIGYPLMPQNYPYMPSAFQQTFAGNSAYHQQLAALLPQYKTNVSPGNLPQSATAPASAYGFGNSTNVGSAGNFPLNQQSATTGTTLGYDDVLSSQYKENHLLALQQQQQQQQHQQQNENSAMWHQGHGSRTMSGVPTNTYYNLQAQQQLQLQHQQQQQQAQQAAGGYRQAQQQQHYGSHGYPNYYQSQTEMSLERQQQNPRDGAGSQAGQPSNQSQQQLWQNSY; this comes from the exons ATGAGCAGCAGCAAGGTCGGCGGCGGAGCAAGGAAAGGAATTCAGGATATTCCGTCAGGGTCTAGAAAAATAGTACAAAGCTTGACGGAAATTGTAAACTCTCCTGAGGCTGAGATCTATGCTATGCTTAAAGAGTGCAATATGGATCCTAACGAAACCGTTAGTCGCCTCCTCTCTCAAG ATCCATTTCACGAGGTAAAgagcaagaaagaaaagaagaaagag ACTAGGGATATATCAGATTCTCGGCCGCGTGGTGCTAATAACACCTACAACCGTGGTGCTAGAGGTGGTTCTGCTCGCTACGCCGGACGAAGTGGATCTACCCATTTCAGCTCTACTG ATTCTGGAAACTTCCAGGGAAAATCtacaaataagaaagaaagtggAACGCAGGGTTATACAAGTTCTTGGTCTTCTGCTTCTGGAGTGGCGAACACCTATCAAACACCACACAG TGAACCCGTTGCTACGGAAAACAAATTGCCTCCTGTTACCTTGGGAGATGGAATATCATCATCACAGTCAGCTTCTGGACATCAAACTGCATGGTTTGGAGCTCCAGGCCAGAGGTCTATGGCTGAAGTTGTGAAGATGGGTAGACCACAGAACAAGACAACAAAGCAAAATGTCAATATGGGTTCTGAGATAAATCATGAACACAAAGTTAGTGCAAATCATCAGGCCCCTGTTAAAGATGAATGGCCGTCGATTGAGAAGCCGCTGGCTCCTAGTACATCTTCTTTATCAGTAGCACCAGCAGAATCAGAAGTACGCAATGGTCCAGCTGATTTCCAATCCGATAGAGGAGATCAATATCTGAAGGACCGGTtagaaaatattcatataGCAGAAAGTGGCCCTTCTGAAAGTCGTAAGGTTGATCATGTGCAAGCCGACTCTGttcaagaagatgaatctgTAGTTTCGTCAGAAATTGATGATAATCCATATCAGACACAGAGCCATCCAGTAGAGCACCACAAAG atgaagatgatgtttCATCTGGTTCAGCCAGTTTTCAACAACTAGATAGTCATGATCAAGAAGTCTCACATGAAAAGGATAGACCTGCTGTTGTAATTCCAAACCATTTGCTAATTCACACAGAAGAATGCGCGCAATTAAGTTTTGGAAGCTTTGGAGGTTTTGGATCAAGGCCTTTGAGCAACAGCGTAGAAGCGACTTCTGATGTAGCTCCACAAATCGAACATTCAGATGCAAG AAATACTGAGTTCTATGGAGATGAACATCTGGGAAGTACAACCAATGGAAATATGGTCCACACACCTGCTACTGGAAATTATGATGATTCTTTAGAAACGAGGCGAGAGGTGTTGAAGCAAGAAAACTCTGAGGGCGCTCAGGAGCACCAGTACACATTTACCCAGTCTGAGCAAGGGTATGCGTATGAAAATGCTAAGCAGCAGCAGATGAATTCTGCATATGATGCCTCACACACAAATTCACAGAATCAGATGCATAATCTTGATTCATTATCAAATGTGATG CAGGGGTATTCACACTCAGTTCCCAACACTTTATTGGCACAAACAGCACAAAATGCGAGGGAACTTGACTTCCAGTATTCACCTTTCTCAGCTCAACAGTCTATGCAATCAAGAACTAGCAACAATGCCTCATCACTTGGTGGCCAAAGCATTTCAATGCCAGAG GCGCTCCGAGGCAGTGGAATTCCGGCAACACAGCCAACCCAGCAAACACTACCTGGTGCTAATATCGCTACTGGACCTGCTCTTCCTCAGCAGCTTCCAATGCATTACTCTCAACCCACATTACCTCTAACACACTATGCAAACATGATCGGTTATCCTCTAATGCCTCAGAATTATCCATACATGCCATCTGCTTTCCAGCAAACATTTGCTGGTAATAGTGCATACCACCAGCAACTAGCTGCATTGCTTCCGCAGTACAAAACCAATGTCTCTCCCGGTAATTTGCCTCAGTCTGCAACAGCGCCTGCCTCTGCTTATGGATTTGGAAACTCGACCAATGTCGGATCTGCCGGAAACTTCCCTCTTAACCAACAGTCTGCTACTACCGGTACAACGCTTGGTTATGACGATGTTCTTAGTTCTCAATACAAAGAGAATCATCTGTTGGCActtcagcagcagcagcaacaacagcaacatcaacaacag AACGAAAACTCGGCGATGTGGCATCAGGGTCATGGTTCCAGAACCATGTCAGGTGTCCCGACTAACACGTATTACAACCTCCAAGCACAACAACAACTGCAACTACAACaccagcaacaacaacagcaggCTCAGCAAGCAGCGGGAGGGTATCGCCAAGCTCAGCAACAACAGCATTATGGATCTCATGGATACCCAAATTATTATCAGTCTCAGACCGAAATGTCACTCGAGCGCCAGCAGCAAAACCCTAGGGATGGTGCTGGGTCTCAGGCTGGTCAACCGTCGAATCAATCTCAGCAGCAGCTCTGGCAAAACTCTtactaa
- a CDS encoding Carbohydrate-binding X8 domain superfamily protein gives MTHRIAPRCFSTIMLLCLLYTSPLDVIAQGQGGQGDIPVVNPTAPGGSTTTPTITQPSPPSLTFPGPTTPTGGYPPLDGTTPTGGYPPLYGTTPPGGGDVGGGGGGYGGGTPGGGGGGGGDTGAGAGGGGYGGGGDTGAGGGVGSGQWCIAKANASPTSLQVALDYACGYGGADCGQIQQGAACYEPNTIRDHASFAFNSYYQKHPGSDSCNFGGAAQLTSTDPSKGSCHFSSSSGTVRYVFLFPQINFLTCQKSEKNNCD, from the exons ATGACTCACCGTATAGCTCCTCGATGTTTCTCCACCATCATGCTTCTATGTCTTCTATATACTTCAC CTCTAGATGTTATAGCTCAGGGTCAGGGAGGACAAGGTGATATACCAGTTGTTAATCCTACAGCTCCAGGTGGTAGTACCACAACACCAACCATAACACAACCGTCACCGCCTTCCTTGACATTCCCAGGTCCAACTACACCAACTGGTGGTTATCCACCTCTTGACGGTACCACGCCAACCGGTGGTTACCCACCACTTTATGGTACTACACCGCCAGGTGGAGGTGATGTaggtggtggaggaggcggATATGGTGGTGGTACACctggtggaggtggaggtggaggtggtgaCACTGGTGCAGGTGCTGGAGGTGGGGgttatggtggtggtggtgacaCTGGTGCAGGTGGAGGTGTTGGTAGTGGCCAGTGGTGTATAGCGAAAGCAAATGCTTCGCCAACATCATTACAGGTGGCTTTAGATTACGCTTGTGGGTATGGAGGAGCTGATTGTGGCCAGATACAACAAGGTGCAGCATGTTACGAGCCTAACACAATTCGTGACCATGCTTCCTTTGCTTTCAATAGTTATTACCAGAAGCATCCTGGTTCAGACAGCTGCAATTTTGGAGGGGCAGCACAACTTACTAGCACAGATCCAA GTAAAGGAAGCTGTcacttctcatcatcatcaggaACAGTCAGgtatgtgtttctttttccacAAATCAACTTCTTAACCTGTcaaaaaagtgagaaaaatAATTGTGATTAA
- a CDS encoding Carbohydrate-binding X8 domain superfamily protein, giving the protein MTHRIAPRCFSTIMLLCLLYTSPLDVIAQGQGGQGDIPVVNPTAPGGSTTTPTITQPSPPSLTFPGPTTPTGGYPPLDGTTPTGGYPPLYGTTPPGGGDVGGGGGGYGGGTPGGGGGGGGDTGAGAGGGGYGGGGDTGAGGGVGSGQWCIAKANASPTSLQVALDYACGYGGADCGQIQQGAACYEPNTIRDHASFAFNSYYQKHPGSDSCNFGGAAQLTSTDPSKTS; this is encoded by the exons ATGACTCACCGTATAGCTCCTCGATGTTTCTCCACCATCATGCTTCTATGTCTTCTATATACTTCAC CTCTAGATGTTATAGCTCAGGGTCAGGGAGGACAAGGTGATATACCAGTTGTTAATCCTACAGCTCCAGGTGGTAGTACCACAACACCAACCATAACACAACCGTCACCGCCTTCCTTGACATTCCCAGGTCCAACTACACCAACTGGTGGTTATCCACCTCTTGACGGTACCACGCCAACCGGTGGTTACCCACCACTTTATGGTACTACACCGCCAGGTGGAGGTGATGTaggtggtggaggaggcggATATGGTGGTGGTACACctggtggaggtggaggtggaggtggtgaCACTGGTGCAGGTGCTGGAGGTGGGGgttatggtggtggtggtgacaCTGGTGCAGGTGGAGGTGTTGGTAGTGGCCAGTGGTGTATAGCGAAAGCAAATGCTTCGCCAACATCATTACAGGTGGCTTTAGATTACGCTTGTGGGTATGGAGGAGCTGATTGTGGCCAGATACAACAAGGTGCAGCATGTTACGAGCCTAACACAATTCGTGACCATGCTTCCTTTGCTTTCAATAGTTATTACCAGAAGCATCCTGGTTCAGACAGCTGCAATTTTGGAGGGGCAGCACAACTTACTAGCACAGATCCAAGTAAGACATCTTAA
- a CDS encoding Carbohydrate-binding X8 domain superfamily protein (Carbohydrate-binding X8 domain superfamily protein; FUNCTIONS IN: molecular_function unknown; INVOLVED IN: biological_process unknown; LOCATED IN: endomembrane system; CONTAINS InterPro DOMAIN/s: X8 (InterPro:IPR012946); BEST Arabidopsis thaliana protein match is: Carbohydrate-binding X8 domain superfamily protein (TAIR:AT2G30933.1); Has 79591 Blast hits to 28935 proteins in 1734 species: Archae - 133; Bacteria - 28582; Metazoa - 23109; Fungi - 4542; Plants - 9902; Viruses - 1060; Other Eukaryotes - 12263 (source: NCBI BLink).), which translates to MTHRIAPRCFSTIMLLCLLYTSPLDVIAQGQGGQGDIPVVNPTAPGGSTTTPTITQPSPPSLTFPGPTTPTGGYPPLDGTTPTGGYPPLYGTTPPGGGDVGGGGGGYGGGTPGGGGGGGGDTGAGAGGGGYGGGGDTGAGGGVGSGQWCIAKANASPTSLQVALDYACGYGGADCGQIQQGAACYEPNTIRDHASFAFNSYYQKHPGSDSCNFGGAAQLTSTDPSKGSCHFSSSSGTVSTSPPSQMSPPDFSSPPSSTYPPPITTPTTGITGSGPPFGVAEPTGLPNSATSVSHSLLSIFTAVGILMPLLRENYL; encoded by the exons ATGACTCACCGTATAGCTCCTCGATGTTTCTCCACCATCATGCTTCTATGTCTTCTATATACTTCAC CTCTAGATGTTATAGCTCAGGGTCAGGGAGGACAAGGTGATATACCAGTTGTTAATCCTACAGCTCCAGGTGGTAGTACCACAACACCAACCATAACACAACCGTCACCGCCTTCCTTGACATTCCCAGGTCCAACTACACCAACTGGTGGTTATCCACCTCTTGACGGTACCACGCCAACCGGTGGTTACCCACCACTTTATGGTACTACACCGCCAGGTGGAGGTGATGTaggtggtggaggaggcggATATGGTGGTGGTACACctggtggaggtggaggtggaggtggtgaCACTGGTGCAGGTGCTGGAGGTGGGGgttatggtggtggtggtgacaCTGGTGCAGGTGGAGGTGTTGGTAGTGGCCAGTGGTGTATAGCGAAAGCAAATGCTTCGCCAACATCATTACAGGTGGCTTTAGATTACGCTTGTGGGTATGGAGGAGCTGATTGTGGCCAGATACAACAAGGTGCAGCATGTTACGAGCCTAACACAATTCGTGACCATGCTTCCTTTGCTTTCAATAGTTATTACCAGAAGCATCCTGGTTCAGACAGCTGCAATTTTGGAGGGGCAGCACAACTTACTAGCACAGATCCAA GTAAAGGAAGCTGTcacttctcatcatcatcaggaACAGTCAG CACAAGCCCCCCAAGTCAAATGAGTCCACCAGATTTTAGTTCCCCACCATCATCTACATACCCACCGCCAATAACAACTCCAACTACAGGCATAACTGGCTCTGGACCACCCTTCGGCGTAGCAGAGCCAACAGGGCTTCCGAATTCAGCAACCTCTGTATCACATAGCCTTCTCTCAATATTTACAGCAGTTGGGATACTAATGCCACTGCTCAGGGAAAATTATCTTTAA
- the COR314-TM2 gene encoding cold regulated 314 thylakoid membrane 2 (cold regulated 314 thylakoid membrane 2 (COR314-TM2); CONTAINS InterPro DOMAIN/s: Cold acclimation WCOR413 (InterPro:IPR008892); BEST Arabidopsis thaliana protein match is: COLD REGULATED 314 INNER MEMBRANE 1 (TAIR:AT1G29395.1); Has 147 Blast hits to 144 proteins in 27 species: Archae - 0; Bacteria - 0; Metazoa - 0; Fungi - 0; Plants - 147; Viruses - 0; Other Eukaryotes - 0 (source: NCBI BLink).): protein MASLCLSSSRIVSLHHQKPFLALKLRPRPSNISGLGHSTSVVCFNPLRLSADRQRTATVSARAEKRRKRGSSVVCYATPMLSVHNLQWISTISCVALMFARGTGIHKSFVVPLFALQAPMGIVSWMKGEYGIWAAFLALLTRLFFSFPVELELPFIALLLVIVAPYQVMSIRGKQEGAILSLAISCFLAFQHFSRAGTLQKAFDQNSVLATVAIIGVTVVSFLFLI from the exons ATGGCGAGTCTCTGTCTCTCATCGTCCCGGATCGTTTCTCTTCACCACCAGAAACCCTTTCTCGCTCTTAAACTCCGGCCTCGTCCTTCAAATATCTCCGGTCTAGGTCACAGTACTAgtgttgtttgcttcaatcCGTTAAG GTTATCGGCTGATCGTCAGCGAACCGCTACGGTGTCGGCGAGGGCTGAGAAGCGGCGAAAGAGAGGATCGAGTGTGGTCTGTTATGCTACTCCAATGTTGTCTGTTCATAATCTACAATGGATCTCGACAATTTCTTGCGT TGCATTGATGTTTGCAAGGGGTACTGGTATCCATAAGTCCTTTGTTGTTCCACTATTCGCACTACAAGCACCAATGGGCATTGTCTCCTGGATGAA GGGTGAATATGGCATCTGGGCAGCATTCTTGGCGCTTCTTACTCGActgttcttctcttttccag TTGAACTTGAGCTGCCCTTCATTGCTTTGCTTTTGGTGATTGTGGCGCCATATCAAGTTATGAGCATAAG AGGGAAACAGGAAGGTGCTATCCTTTCTTTAGCAATCTCTTGTTTTCTGGCTTTCCAGCATTTCTCAAGAGCAGGCACCTTGCAGAAAGCATTTGATCAGAATTCAGTTCTTGCCACTGTAGCCATAATTGGTGTCACAGTTGTATCGTTCCTTTTCTTGATATAA
- the COR314-TM2 gene encoding cold regulated 314 thylakoid membrane 2 (cold regulated 314 thylakoid membrane 2 (COR314-TM2); CONTAINS InterPro DOMAIN/s: Cold acclimation WCOR413 (InterPro:IPR008892); BEST Arabidopsis thaliana protein match is: COLD REGULATED 314 INNER MEMBRANE 1 (TAIR:AT1G29395.1); Has 35333 Blast hits to 34131 proteins in 2444 species: Archae - 798; Bacteria - 22429; Metazoa - 974; Fungi - 991; Plants - 531; Viruses - 0; Other Eukaryotes - 9610 (source: NCBI BLink).): protein MLVGRLSADRQRTATVSARAEKRRKRGSSVVCYATPMLSVHNLQWISTISCVALMFARGTGIHKSFVVPLFALQAPMGIVSWMKGEYGIWAAFLALLTRLFFSFPVELELPFIALLLVIVAPYQVMSIRGKQEGAILSLAISCFLAFQHFSRAGTLQKAFDQNSVLATVAIIGVTVVSFLFLI from the exons ATGTTGGTTGGTAGGTTATCGGCTGATCGTCAGCGAACCGCTACGGTGTCGGCGAGGGCTGAGAAGCGGCGAAAGAGAGGATCGAGTGTGGTCTGTTATGCTACTCCAATGTTGTCTGTTCATAATCTACAATGGATCTCGACAATTTCTTGCGT TGCATTGATGTTTGCAAGGGGTACTGGTATCCATAAGTCCTTTGTTGTTCCACTATTCGCACTACAAGCACCAATGGGCATTGTCTCCTGGATGAA GGGTGAATATGGCATCTGGGCAGCATTCTTGGCGCTTCTTACTCGActgttcttctcttttccag TTGAACTTGAGCTGCCCTTCATTGCTTTGCTTTTGGTGATTGTGGCGCCATATCAAGTTATGAGCATAAG AGGGAAACAGGAAGGTGCTATCCTTTCTTTAGCAATCTCTTGTTTTCTGGCTTTCCAGCATTTCTCAAGAGCAGGCACCTTGCAGAAAGCATTTGATCAGAATTCAGTTCTTGCCACTGTAGCCATAATTGGTGTCACAGTTGTATCGTTCCTTTTCTTGATATAA